From Euwallacea fornicatus isolate EFF26 chromosome 35, ASM4011564v1, whole genome shotgun sequence, a single genomic window includes:
- the LOC136348879 gene encoding uncharacterized protein isoform X1 gives MKFIGVNKLVTVLVAISIFCCSIVLCEDTVAGQDAAVQSKEDNENREGKYMSESWHAIHAIPDGTSGWIPRGSTDNQGAGLIKRRRLRKRKRRPPVVSYLDQNADTTSQKSTEQQVKHGINHDSGPWEELLEESVRPYVRRKVTPAYQSQKENIEIMTSEDSNFSPISASIQFGPAETPELQSDRENAHENVLITKKPQNLKEILKQNGGLSLSEILQKKNVTLAELLMGNEKAIKALTTKSPEQTTVVYPITSTTQKTLEIFKYKRVLPSVALGKVNINRKYETSDSLSSKEMMEAQRKRLNLLQSYPQNGKFADIARNRVIIEPTTENKPFISTSIPPTVTASINESTFRDTNLTIEMVPNEMKATENVKTSSTTTSKVPKTSTSKRLPLTSAKLMKITTKKLTTPAKPTTTMETILMEEENYPKQNDAPLKPIKINIKEVIGFPESTNVFEDKVTDGPLHMMIDLDNLENIPAKITLTTVSSTTPTTTTATTNQETTKLTLHTAKEEILQLLKDPRGRARLSRILEQRNMTIEELIAQRERGSSQLHLADIFHNNTREPEPVEEPLEGKVSSEVFTNFPLLVRRPKELVIEDNVTEKTLEHSFHDLKMPTNSSENEKNDQYFPWQQFYPELFNNQNQPKAEQMSKKDIVKLEPTDILTQENLKILEEIDQTLYSSASNEELNAVDEPPRRLINISPGVKSAIVASLAIIVLSMIVFVTILMTFRWIQRKKQLKYNESLKPSLISVKQRNIKTFVAETLRKNNANYYKRHIQNMSDNDSWHQESQRKSVY, from the exons atgaagTTTATAGGTGTAAATAAGTTGGTTACAGTGCTGGTggcaatttcaatattttgctgTTCTATTGTGTTGTGTGAAGATACTGTTGCGGGTCAAGATGCGGCCGTACAATCGAAAGAAGATAACGAAAACAGGGAAGGAAAATATATGTCAGAG AGCTGGCATGCAATTCATGCCATCCCTGACGGGACCTCGGGCTGGATCCCTCGAGGCTCAACAGATAACCAAGGGGCAGGTTTAATCAAGCGAAGGCGGCTGCGTAAAAGAAAGAGACGACCGCCTGTGGTCAGCTATTTGGACCAAAATGCTGACACTACTAGTCAAAAAAGTACCGAACAACAAG ttaaacATGGAATTAATCACGATAGTGGTCCTTGGGAGGAACTACTTGAAGAAAGCGTAAGACCTTACGTTCGCAGAAAA GTTACTCCTGCCTATCAAAGTCAAAAAGAAAACATCGAAATAATGACGAGTGAAGACTCCAATTTTAGTCCCATTAGCGCCTCAATTCAGTTCGGTCCTGCAGAAACGCCTGAGCTACAGTCGGATAGAGAAAATGCAcacgaaaatgttttaataactaaaaaaccTCAAAATCTCAAGGAAATTCTAAAACAAAACGGGGGTCTCAGTCTAAGTGAAATTCTACAGAAAAAGAACGTTACTTTAGCAGAATTGTTAATGGGAAACGAGAAAGCTATTAAAGCACTCACTACAAAATCTCCTGAGCAGACTACTGTAGTGTATCCAATTACGTCTACAACTCAGAAAACTctagaaatttttaagtataagAGAGTGCTTCCCTCTGTGGCGTTAGGcaaagtaaatattaatagaaaatacgAAACATCCGATTCATTGAGCAGCAAAGAAATGATGGAGGCCCAAAGGAAGAGGTTAAatttgctgcagagttatccacaaaatggaaaatttgctGACATTGCTAG GAACAGAGTGATCATTGAACCAACCACCGAAAATAAACCGTTTATTTCCACGAGCATACCACCAACTGTAACAGCTAGTATCAACGAAAGTACATTTAGAGACACTAATCTAACCATAGAAATGGTTCCGAACGAAATGAAGGCAACTGAAAACGTAAAAACCAGCTCCACGACAACGTCAAAAGTTCCCAAAACCTCAACCAGCAAACGACTACCATTGACTAGTGCAAAACTCATGAAAATTACAACCAAAAAATTAACGACCCCTGCTAAACCCACAACAACTATGGAAACTATTCTGATGGAAGAAGAAAACTATCCAAAACAAAATGATGCCCCGTTGAAAcctatcaaaattaatattaaagagGTCATAGGTTTCCCTGAATCCACAAATGTTTTTGAAGATAAG GTCACTGATGGGCCACTACACATGATGATTGACCTGGATAATTTAGAAAACATTCCTGCCAAAATAACGTTAACTACGGTTTCATCGACGACGCCAACTACTACAACGGCTACAACAAATCAAGAAACCACAAAACTTACATTGCATACTGCAAAGGAAGAAATACTGCAACTTCTAAAAGACCCACGAGGCAGGGCAAGACTATCCAGAATCCTGGAACAAAGAAATATGACCATTGAAGAATTGATTGCACAAAGAGAACGAGGCTCTAGTCAATTGCACTTGGCCGATATATTTCACAACAACACTAGAGAGCCTGAACCTGTAGAGGAACCCCTTGAAGGAAAAGTTAGCTCGGAAGTATTTAcgaattttccacttttggtGAGGCGTCCTAAAGAATTGGTCATTGAAGACAACGTTACCGAAAAAACTTTGGAGCATAGTTTTCATGATTTGAAGATGCCTACCAATTCTTCAGAAAACGAAAAGAACGATCAATATTTTCCTTGGCAGCAGTTTTATCCCGAACTCTTCAACAACCAAAATCAACCTAAAGCCGaacaaatgtcaaaaaaagaTATTGTAAAATTAGAACCAACTGATATATTAACTcaagaaaatttgaagatattgGAAGAAATCGATCAGACATTGTATTCTTCAGCTTCAAATGAAGAGTTGAATGCAGTTGATGAACCGCCTCGTAGACTAATAAACATCTCCCCAGGTGTTAAATCTGCAATAGTAGCTAGTTTGGCCATAATAGTCCTGTCAATGATAGTCTTTGTGACCATTTTGATGACATTCAGATGgatacaaagaaaaaaacagttaaaatatAATGAGAGCCTAAAGCCCTCTCTTATAAGCGTCAAACAGAGAAATATTAAGACGTTTGTTGCGGAAACTTTAAGAAAGAACAATGCTAATTATTATAAACGGCACATACAGAATATGAGCGATAACGATAGTTGGCACCAAGAAAGCCAAAGGAAGAGTGTATACTGA
- the Ns1 gene encoding guanine nucleotide-binding protein-like 3 homolog, translating into MAKNRIKKQSKRQPARQRYKIQKKVRDHNRKIRREAKKNPKKNKPKLIEVPNICPFKDEILKEVELLKKKKDEEKQRLRELAKLEKQKSKEQGKSHVINGDFESLVQKATVRGKLHETLTPEKMEVEKSFDKKTEQSLKQYYKEFRKVIEASDVILEVVDARDPLGTRCKQVEEAVKSLHGSKRLVLVINKVDLVPRNILESWLKYLKNKGPVVAFKSSVQNQKQKLGQRKFNKSVKGLKGSASIGTELIMSLLGNYCRNKDIKTSITVGVVGLPNVGKSSVINSLKRSRVCNVGAAPGITRATQIVQLDSKIKLLDSPGIVFAAGSDSQASLRNAVKISSLVDPMTPANAILQRVSKHRLMEIYDVTDFSSPEEFYTLKAKRTGKFKKKGIPDAVAAARSLLDDWNSGKIPYYTVPPQENHESSSYQIVSEFGKEFELENYDKMETDLLNKIKFLDDKQKPIQLESSGPVDADEIEEMEQDKPLDNLLNENINIGPGKKSLIGKTTSVTRVKKTNPEMALEGNQKLNQIKKKQFKKERKDRSRKEKVAQQLATGLENFSLCSGDLNETNEDYNFHTDFFVK; encoded by the exons atggcaaaaaatcgAATAA AGAAACAATCAAAACGGCAGCCTGCCAGACAGCGATATAAGATTCAAAAAAAGGTCCGAGATCATAACAGAAAAATAAGGAGAGAAGCCAAAAAGAATCCTAAGAAGAATAAACCAAAACTTATCGAAGTTCCAAACATTTGTCCTTTTAAAGatgaaatattgaaagaagttgagcttttaaagaaaaaaaaggatgAGGAGAAGCAGAGATTACGCGAACTTGCTAAATTGGAAAAGCAGAAAAGCAAAGAACAAGGAAAATCACATGTTATTAATGGTGACTTTGAGTCATTG GTTCAAAAAGCAACTGTAAGGGGCAAGTTACATGAAACACTAACACCTGAAAAAATGGAGGTAGAAAAAAGCTTTGACAAAAAAACTGAGCAGTCCTTAAAACAGTACTACAAAGAATTTAGAAAAGTTATTGAGGCATCAGATGTAATTTTAGAAGTTGTGGATGCCCGAGATCCGTTAGGTACTAGATGTAAACAAGTTGAAGAAGCGGTGAAAAGTCTACATGGTAGCAAGAGACTAGTTTTAGTCATTAACAAAGTTGACTTAGTTCCACGCAACATATTAGAAAGTTGGCTtaaatacttgaaaaataaagggCCTGTTGTTGCCTTTAAGTCTTCAGtgcaaaatcaaaaacaaaaattaggacaaagaaaatttaataaatctgtGAAGGGTTTAAAGGGTTCGGCCTCAATTGGTACCGAATTAATAATGTCATTGCTAGGAAACTACTGTAGGAATAAAGACATTAAGACCTCAATTACAGTGGGAGTTGTGGGACTACCCAATGTAGGTAAAAGTTCTGTGATAAACAGTTTAAAACGATCACGGGTGTGTAATGTTGGAGCAGCACCAGGCATAACAAG GGCAACTCAGATTGTTCAGTTAGATTCAAAAATAAAGCTGCTTGATTCACCAGGGATTGTGTTTGCTGCAGGCAGTGATAGTCAGGCATCACTGAGAAATGctgtaaaaatttcatctttagTTGACCCAATGACTCCAGCAAATGCTATTCTTCAAAGAGTATCAAAGCACAGATTGATGGAAATTTATGATGTTACTGATTTTTCTTCACCAGag GAGTTTTATACTTTAAAGGCTAAAAGAAcaggaaaattcaaaaagaaagGCATTCCTGATGCTGTAGCTGCTGCTAGAAGTCTATTGGATGATTGGAATAG tGGTAAAATACCATACTATACTGTTCCACCTCAAGAAAACCATGAATCTAGTTCATATCAGATTGTATCTGAATTTGGAAAGGAATTTGAGTTGGAGAATTATGACAAAATGGAAACTGACCtgcttaataaaattaaatttctggaCGATAAACAAAAACCCATTCAACTGGAAAGCTCTGGTCCTGTTGATGCTGATGAAATAGAAGAAATGGAACAAGATAAGCCTCTTGATAACTTG TTAAATGAGAATATAAACATTGGACCAGGAAAGAAAAGTTTAATTGGAAAAACAACGTCAGTGACTcgagtaaaaaaaacaaatcctGAAATGGCACTGGAAGGGAATCAGAAactaaatcaaataaaaaagaaacaatttaaaaaagagagaaaagacaGATCTCGAAAGGAAAAAGTTGCTCAACAGTTGGCTACGggacttgaaaatttttctttgtgcAGTGGAGATCTAAACGAAACTAATGAAGATTACAATTTCCATACGGATTTCTTCGTAAAATGA
- the LOC136348879 gene encoding uncharacterized protein isoform X2 yields MLTLLVKKFFFNKVKHGINHDSGPWEELLEESVRPYVRRKVTPAYQSQKENIEIMTSEDSNFSPISASIQFGPAETPELQSDRENAHENVLITKKPQNLKEILKQNGGLSLSEILQKKNVTLAELLMGNEKAIKALTTKSPEQTTVVYPITSTTQKTLEIFKYKRVLPSVALGKVNINRKYETSDSLSSKEMMEAQRKRLNLLQSYPQNGKFADIARNRVIIEPTTENKPFISTSIPPTVTASINESTFRDTNLTIEMVPNEMKATENVKTSSTTTSKVPKTSTSKRLPLTSAKLMKITTKKLTTPAKPTTTMETILMEEENYPKQNDAPLKPIKINIKEVIGFPESTNVFEDKVTDGPLHMMIDLDNLENIPAKITLTTVSSTTPTTTTATTNQETTKLTLHTAKEEILQLLKDPRGRARLSRILEQRNMTIEELIAQRERGSSQLHLADIFHNNTREPEPVEEPLEGKVSSEVFTNFPLLVRRPKELVIEDNVTEKTLEHSFHDLKMPTNSSENEKNDQYFPWQQFYPELFNNQNQPKAEQMSKKDIVKLEPTDILTQENLKILEEIDQTLYSSASNEELNAVDEPPRRLINISPGVKSAIVASLAIIVLSMIVFVTILMTFRWIQRKKQLKYNESLKPSLISVKQRNIKTFVAETLRKNNANYYKRHIQNMSDNDSWHQESQRKSVY; encoded by the exons ATGCTGACACTACTAGTCAAAAAA tttttttttaataaagttaaacATGGAATTAATCACGATAGTGGTCCTTGGGAGGAACTACTTGAAGAAAGCGTAAGACCTTACGTTCGCAGAAAA GTTACTCCTGCCTATCAAAGTCAAAAAGAAAACATCGAAATAATGACGAGTGAAGACTCCAATTTTAGTCCCATTAGCGCCTCAATTCAGTTCGGTCCTGCAGAAACGCCTGAGCTACAGTCGGATAGAGAAAATGCAcacgaaaatgttttaataactaaaaaaccTCAAAATCTCAAGGAAATTCTAAAACAAAACGGGGGTCTCAGTCTAAGTGAAATTCTACAGAAAAAGAACGTTACTTTAGCAGAATTGTTAATGGGAAACGAGAAAGCTATTAAAGCACTCACTACAAAATCTCCTGAGCAGACTACTGTAGTGTATCCAATTACGTCTACAACTCAGAAAACTctagaaatttttaagtataagAGAGTGCTTCCCTCTGTGGCGTTAGGcaaagtaaatattaatagaaaatacgAAACATCCGATTCATTGAGCAGCAAAGAAATGATGGAGGCCCAAAGGAAGAGGTTAAatttgctgcagagttatccacaaaatggaaaatttgctGACATTGCTAG GAACAGAGTGATCATTGAACCAACCACCGAAAATAAACCGTTTATTTCCACGAGCATACCACCAACTGTAACAGCTAGTATCAACGAAAGTACATTTAGAGACACTAATCTAACCATAGAAATGGTTCCGAACGAAATGAAGGCAACTGAAAACGTAAAAACCAGCTCCACGACAACGTCAAAAGTTCCCAAAACCTCAACCAGCAAACGACTACCATTGACTAGTGCAAAACTCATGAAAATTACAACCAAAAAATTAACGACCCCTGCTAAACCCACAACAACTATGGAAACTATTCTGATGGAAGAAGAAAACTATCCAAAACAAAATGATGCCCCGTTGAAAcctatcaaaattaatattaaagagGTCATAGGTTTCCCTGAATCCACAAATGTTTTTGAAGATAAG GTCACTGATGGGCCACTACACATGATGATTGACCTGGATAATTTAGAAAACATTCCTGCCAAAATAACGTTAACTACGGTTTCATCGACGACGCCAACTACTACAACGGCTACAACAAATCAAGAAACCACAAAACTTACATTGCATACTGCAAAGGAAGAAATACTGCAACTTCTAAAAGACCCACGAGGCAGGGCAAGACTATCCAGAATCCTGGAACAAAGAAATATGACCATTGAAGAATTGATTGCACAAAGAGAACGAGGCTCTAGTCAATTGCACTTGGCCGATATATTTCACAACAACACTAGAGAGCCTGAACCTGTAGAGGAACCCCTTGAAGGAAAAGTTAGCTCGGAAGTATTTAcgaattttccacttttggtGAGGCGTCCTAAAGAATTGGTCATTGAAGACAACGTTACCGAAAAAACTTTGGAGCATAGTTTTCATGATTTGAAGATGCCTACCAATTCTTCAGAAAACGAAAAGAACGATCAATATTTTCCTTGGCAGCAGTTTTATCCCGAACTCTTCAACAACCAAAATCAACCTAAAGCCGaacaaatgtcaaaaaaagaTATTGTAAAATTAGAACCAACTGATATATTAACTcaagaaaatttgaagatattgGAAGAAATCGATCAGACATTGTATTCTTCAGCTTCAAATGAAGAGTTGAATGCAGTTGATGAACCGCCTCGTAGACTAATAAACATCTCCCCAGGTGTTAAATCTGCAATAGTAGCTAGTTTGGCCATAATAGTCCTGTCAATGATAGTCTTTGTGACCATTTTGATGACATTCAGATGgatacaaagaaaaaaacagttaaaatatAATGAGAGCCTAAAGCCCTCTCTTATAAGCGTCAAACAGAGAAATATTAAGACGTTTGTTGCGGAAACTTTAAGAAAGAACAATGCTAATTATTATAAACGGCACATACAGAATATGAGCGATAACGATAGTTGGCACCAAGAAAGCCAAAGGAAGAGTGTATACTGA